A stretch of Scheffersomyces stipitis CBS 6054 chromosome 2, complete sequence DNA encodes these proteins:
- a CDS encoding predicted protein has protein sequence MKLYWLSLLSALLFSLVVTAKEDNSEQTAIPFRLSEVGVQYTPESGSEFEVKVNSKELIELLSLQKYNLKTRDILNDVAFPLEKNTTEGIVSLEIVVGEQVYPVFENGTLKGFLGKDARKSLKQSRRKPKVSSQWLFKGLTTLALGYIILRAGSALLETKSIDSTLVEIKDAVVDEILFVWDMFYELFEGIRKLIFK, from the coding sequence ATGAAGTTGTACTGGTTATCTTTGTTGAGTGCACTCTTGTTCAGCTTAGTAGTAACAGCCAAAGAGGACAACCTGGAACAAACTGCAATCCCCTTTAGATTAAGCGAAGTAGGTGTCCAATACACCCCAGAGCTGGGAAGTGAGTTCGAGGTTAAGGTCAACAGCAAGGAATTGATTGAACTCTTGAGCTTGCAGAAGTACAATCTCAAGACTAGAGACATTTTGAACGATGTAGCATTTCCCTTGGAAAAAAATACCACTGAAGGCATCGTAAGTTTAGAAATTGTAGTAGGCGAACAGGTTTATCCAGTTTTTGAAAATGGCACTTTGAAAGGATTTCTCGGCAAGGACGCACGCAAGCTGTTGAAacaaagtagaagaaaaccTAAGGTTTCGTCCCAATGGTTGTTCAAGGGATTGACTACCTTGGCTTTGGGCTACATTATTCTCAGAGCCGGTAGTGCTCTTTTGGAAACCAAGTCAATTGACCTGACTTTGGTGGAAATCAAGGATGCTGTTGTGGACGAAATTCTTTTCGTGTGGGATATGTTCTACGAGTTGTTTGAGGGCATCCGgaagttgatcttcaagtaa
- a CDS encoding predicted protein has product MAGGAFVLGSTGMCGLQMLKAVEKSASFDKVVTIGRRPPSLESPKLKAIVEKDSEKWGEIVEKEAKGFKVLMSGLSTTRGAAGSDEGFYNIDYTLNYAAAKAAKNAGVETYVLISGSFADANSRFLYIKTKGKLEDDVRALKFKRTIIFRPGLILGDREKKKSAGEEFIVSILKYTYGNFLSNITNPIYAKHIGEIATTLASEPIPEDQTEPTVRIIGARELSALGKALP; this is encoded by the coding sequence ATGGCAGGGGGAGCTTTTGTTCTTGGTTCCACAGGGATGTGTGGTTTGCAAATGCTCAAAGCTGTAGAAAAGTCGGCTTCCTTTGATAAGGTTGTAACCATTGGGCGCAGACCTCCCTCTTTGGAAAGTCCGAAATTAAAAGCAATTGTCGAGAAAGATTCAGAGAAATGGGGAGAGATAGTTGAAAAGGAGGCCAAGGGCTTCAAAGTATTAATGTCTGGCCTTTCAACTACCAGAGGTGCTGCAGGCTCTGACGAAGGCTTCTACAACATCGACTATACACTTAATTATGCTGCAGCCAAGGCAGCCAAGAATGCTGGTGTTGAGACCTACGTTTTGATATCTGGCTCATTTGCAGACGCTAACTCAAGGTTTCTTTATATAAAAACTAAAGGGAAGCTTGAGGATGATGTCAGAGCACTCAAGTTTAAAAGAACCATAATTTTTAGACCAGGCTTAATCCTTGGAGACagagagaaaaagaagagtgCTGGGGAAGAATTTATTGTCAGCATCTTGAAGTATACGTATGGAAACTTCCTTTCCAACATTACTAATCCAATCTACGCAAAACATATTGGAGAAATTGCTACAACATTGGCACTGGAGCCTATCCCAGAAGATCAGACCGAACCTACAGTTAGAATCATAGGAGCCAGAGAACTCAGTGCCTTAGGTAAGGCATTACCATAG
- a CDS encoding predicted protein, which translates to MNNPEITESEQSSLSPDVRIIEHLCQNVVNASINKEILLNWQVELADTIEDYASFASLIAHNVILSVDDINDIDSYSRLPNVEKLLTLLHSLDSELYRDFKIIILEIIIYYLSLSYNLRVRLMMLKFHQFLISQFFDILEDEVSVEEPSESQHDGAMLSVLSQYIRLLTLFFELGSDSVSLKQLISPLYNSSTKPTTKLHILDLLQQVFSKYSSHFNFVIFNKATSFPFINEDLKKNLTIQSWFKINPREFDSDEPLTLFVLTNSSAHSEDNAATTLNIRLINYSQFLIEIKNNHNDSRMQFTFNQILNKNVINQGYTHFALTYDNYANLNLYIDGEYSESIPCPEIYKILSSWNKVYVGSEQNDVLGISSDEIIIKNLTILNVSLSHEWLNLLYNLGLGYDWDFKELTNENLFNLLNHLSFRNLTNVKIKFKELNRRRNESNKSTHQLFGEHNGKTRNLSNNSSSSISPERNSLAEKSAIVKSLAKLKQENILFDTNDFFQTLKQRQKVHSKDNLPILLGPASFIYHDSHSIHGGLYSIGGISLLVNLIETSLEVPDSTTRDTLLYKSLFLLFTILENNWRLCKEFENINGYELLSIILKNYKEKFNPTLTFSLLPEFADKNAIENSTGCHGANLLNLILTYSGFDFINNHDSVIVNRLAYRFLVLDFDLFYGSDSFEYLLYQFQILIHSSKFNEFNVSELTKMKLLKKLLQFLKQPVLLRNPLKDSMKEQLALTIISIIRSDPSVETIRSISLYIIYALYNDDCSSECGAIVLSSLTDFLCEGGSSIKTLKKFSRSITIHWILLLFRLEKSKDVALSGLRLLTRLLKTLGSHIIKRFFLVNRGLDILTYFLKQWWDDDDILSTLFLASFGVDRDEGINTKSSGKSNKDLLSVVETNLPILSQLVIPDFLLLLNNLALNSMYSLSMQSEMMLGSNPSSPRKVGDDEKLTLCLNVLHLTNEYADAISIGYERNKSLRAMCLSKEFIEGISELLGYFHLSLGWASIEVRGGFKSAFEKLTTVIAQFFISNLGESTLIGILEGLSDFTKKMIFEIVFPKIFEHINQFVNVSNFIFNERQFVDSAIYLLNYYNQEFVKQNYYIRFQDIDTYITSMASIVEVGNDHAHIKKIKKQLGETIVLKFCTLASEEIQYDDSEVTRYIDTVKTLLYRQITILNPDILDDRKLGEIVTLMLGLLLKFKPEEQAQGLEYTFSFLRTTYLMNQDQFSKVIANIDADAKLLAEFFTNLVTRNDEETFTKLQKYPPFIRSLMKNFQSLIVSHNRIDLLKTIDMIKVTLHNGGKLGQMNSIYIKSFEKDCESLKASIINGELIKFNRSIQDHQENVQFFVSNYHLLKLDISRLIQDVDGKDNYILDYIESNDRMRRRLVIEDQIPESEKLSYNIDVPLKKLDPIESGNYVNLQDYDYAIAANGIDTLSLSTDNSILLDPADESFDISDDNQDTSAEEVEARSAYEDKNRKVLRSLFMGDQILALWNISQVNGLVPIESLMILGSSHLYLIENYFHCQDGNVIDVQDAPPEERDPILHLVNSQSDNVLRSDSRSHRNKSWSLDKLSSISKRQFLLRDIALEMFFSDGASILITCLSPRNRDSIYGKLHSYATGRGLDSDLAQALQYSSSTKYSSSSLMTSNSSSFTSRLASAFASSASSLTSSFVSATRKWRMGEMSNFYYLMIINTLAGRTFNDLTQYPVFPWVIADYSSDTLDLSDPRSFRDLSKPMGAQTHARAQQFQDRYEALDSLNDHDAPAFHYGTHYSSAMIVTSFLIRLKPYVQSYLLLQGGKFDHADRLFNSVEKAWLSASKDNTTDVRELTPEFYYLPEFLVNSNNFEFGTFQNGESANDVVLPPWAKGDPKIFIAKNREALESSYVSANLHLWIDLVFGFKQSGPEAVSALNVFHHLSYNGATNLDNIKDEIEKRAVIGMINNFGQTPLQIFDKPHVQKDVLNVPNYYLNLVDKEKGPKLLFESKLKMPIQKLEISLRSNKKWVGRPACVSSEDELLIRKANDFKYESGSLIINKTTFLNIHSSNLSSLLQIGNKQLLTGSEDGIINAWKCELRPNISLQFQAILRGHLSEVKSLKLSDSYKLALSLDVDGIVILWDLARFKFIRKFVPIADVTNTRISISNDTGNIGIMYSTATSNTLRIFNVNGELIFSKEFIYEDIEITSFNFGNINLAIAESGKTSINNDHTFWSNEMFAIAAEKTIEIYELNPLADQGWEVRRLDSIDLSGDLKGDITALELLKSSEVDSEDNLCRGFLKLIIGDSTGKVYGM; encoded by the exons ATGAATAATCCGGAGATAACTGAAAGTGAACAGAGTTCGCTCAGTCCAGATGTGCGTATCATAGAGCACCTTTGTCAGAACGTAGTCAACGCTTCCATTAACAAGGAGATTCTTCTCAATTGGCAGGTGGAGTTGGCAGACACCATCGAGGACTATGCCTCTTTTGCCTCTCTTATAGCGCACAATGTCATCTTATCTGTTGACGACATCAATGACATCGATTCCTACAGTAGATTGCCAAATGTGGAGAAGCTTCTTACATTATTACACTCGTTAGATAGCGAATTGTATCGagatttcaagatcatCATTCTCGAGATCATCATCTATTACTTGTCGTTATCATATAATCTCAGAGTTAGattgatgatgttgaagttccacCAGTTCCTCATTCTGCAATTCTTTGATatacttgaagatgaagtgTCTGTAGAAGAACCTCTGGAACTGCAGCACGACGGCGCGATGCTTTCAGTGCTAAGCCAGTATATCAGACTATTGACGTTATtctttgaacttggaagtgATTCCGTCAGTTTAAAGCAGTTGATCTCACCACTATACAACTCTTCTACAAAACCTACTACCAAATTGCATATTCTAGATCTCTTACAACAagtcttttccaagtactCATCTCATTTCAACTTTGTAATATTCAACAAGGCTACGAGCTTCCCCTTCATCAACGAGGATCTCAAGAAAAATCTCACAATACAGTCATGGTTCAAGATCAACCCGCGAGAGTTCGATTCCGATGAACCGCTTACCTTATTCGTGTTAACCAATTCTAGTGCACACTCCGAAGATAATGCAGCTACCACATTAAATATTAGATTGATAAATTACAGTCAATTCTTAATCGAGATAAAGAATAATCATAATGACTCGAGAATGCAATTCACCTTCAACCAAATCTTAAATAA GAATGTGATAAACCAGGGATATACTCATTTCGCATTAACTTACGACAATTATGCaaatttgaacttgtatATTGATGGAGAGTACAGTGAGTCGATTCCATGTCCAGAGATCTACAAAATACTATCTAGTTGGAATAAGGTGTATGTTGGAAGCGAGCAAAACGACGTTCTTGGTATTTCCTCTGATGAAATAATAATTAAGAATTTGACTATTCTCAATGTAAGTTTGTCGCATGAATGGTTGAACTTGCTCTACAATCTTGGCTTGGGATATGATTGGGATTTCAAAGAACTCACAAATGAAAATCTTTTCAACCTATTGAATCATCTCAGCTTTCGTAATTTGACAAATGTCAAGATAAAGTTCAAAGAACTCAATAGAAGAAGGAATGAGTCCAACAAGAGTACACACCAACTATTTGGAGAACATAATGGCAAAACCC GGAATCTATCAAATAACAGCAGTTCAAGTATTCTGCCTGAAAGAAACTCATTAGCTGAAAAAAGCGCTATTGTCAAATCTTTAGCGAAGTTGAAGCAGGAGAACATTCTTTTTGATACAAATGATTTCTTTCAGACGTTGAAACAGCGGCAGAAAGTACATTCAAAGGATAACTTACCAATACTATTGGGGCCAGCGTCTTTTATCTATCACGATTCACACTCAATTCACGGTGGATTATACAGTATAGGAGGAATATCATTGTTAGTTAATCTTATTGAAACGTCACTCGAAGTTCCTGATTCAACTACTAGAGATACCTTACTTTACAAGAGCTTGTTCCTACTTTTTACgatcttggagaataacTGGAGACTATGCAaggaatttgaaaatattAATGGATACGAATTACTCTCTAttatattgaagaattacAAGGAAAAATTCAATCCGActttgacattttcattGTTGCCTGAGTTTGCTGATAAAAatgcaattgaaaattctaCTGGCTGCCATGGAGCAAACCTCCTAAACTTAATTCTCACTTATTCGGGTTTCGATTTCATTAATAATCACGATTCAGTCATTGTGAATCGACTCGCTTATAGATTCCtagttcttgattttgatttatTCTATGGGAGTGATTCTTTTGAATATTTGCTCTATCAGTTTCAGATATTGATACACAGTTCAAAATTCAATGAATTTAACGTCTCTGAATTAACAAAAAtgaaacttttgaagaagctacttcaattcttgaaacaACCGGTATTGTTAAGGAATCCACTTAAGGATTCTATGAAAGAGCAACTTGCGTTGACAATTATCAGCATTATTCGGTCTGATCCCtcagttgaaacaatcaGATCAATTTCGTTGTACATCATATATGCTTTGTATAACGACGATTGTTCTAGCGAATGCGGTGCAATTgtattgtcttctttgacAGACTTTCTTTGTGAGGGCGGCTCGTCAATAaagacgttgaagaagttctcGAGATCGATAACTATCCATTGGATCTTGCTTTTATTCAGATTGGAGAAATCAAAAGATGTGGCATTAAGTGGGCTTCGCTTATTGACGAGATTGCTAAAGACTTTGGGTTCACATATTATCAAGAGGTTCTTCTTAGTTAACCGTGGTCTAGATATCTTGACGTACTTCCTCAAGCAGTGGTGGGATGATGACGACATATTATCAACTCTTTTCTTGGCCAGCTTTGGAGTAGATAGAGACGAAGGAATTAATACTAAGTCGAGTGGCAAGTCAAACAAAGATCTTCTTTCGGTCGTTGAAACCAATTTGCCAATCCTTAGTCAATTGGTCATCCCAGACTTCTTATTGCTATTAAACAATCTTGCATTAAATTCAATGTATTCGTTGAGCATGCAATCAGAGATGATGTTGGGGAGCAATCCATCTTCTCCTCGAAAAGTTGGCGACGACGAGAAGCTAACGTTATGCCTCAATGTTTTGCATTTGACAAATGAGTATGCGGATGCAATCAGCATAGGTTACGAAAGGAATAAATCTTTGAGAGCAATGTGTTTGTCAAAGGAATTTATCGAGGGAATATCTGAATTATTGGGTTATTTCCATTTATCTTTGGGATGGGCAAGTATCGAAGTTAGAGGTGGATTCAAATCTGcatttgaaaagttgacaACAGTTATTGCGCagttcttcatttcaaaTTTAGGTGAAAGCACCTTAATCGGAATTCTTGAGGGACTTAGTGATTTtacaaagaaaatgatattTGAAATAGTATTTCCTAAGATATTTGAACATATTAATCAATTTGTGAACGTTTCAAACTTTATATTCAACGAAAGGcaatttgttgattctgCCATATACTTGCTTAATTACTACAACCAAGAGTTTGTGAAGCAAAACTACTACATTAGGTTCCAAGATATTGACACTTACATTACTAGTATGGCATCAATAGTCGAAGTAGGTAACGACCACGCTcatatcaagaagatcaaaaagCAGCTAGGGGAAACAATCGTACTTAAATTTTGCACATTGGCTAGTGAGGAGATACAATATGATGACAGTGAAGTCACCAGGTATATCGATACCGTCAAAACCCTCCTATATCGTCAGATTACGATCTTGAACCCTGACATATTGGACGATCGAAAGTTGGGAGAGATAGTCACACTCATGCTTGGTTTGttattgaagttcaagCCAGAAGAACAGGCACAGGGCCTTGAATATACCTTCAGCTTTCTTAGAACAACATATCTCATGAACCAAGACCAATTTTCTAAGGTTATCGCTAATATTGATGCTGATGCAAAACTTCTAgctgaatttttcacaaattTGGTGACGAGGAATGACGAGGAGACATTTACAAAATTGCAGAAGTACCCACCATTTATAAGGAGTCTTATGAAGAACTTTCAAAGCCTCATTGTTTCTCACAATAGAATAGATCTTCTAAAGACAATCGACATGATCAAGGTCACGCTCCATAATGGAGGAAAACTTGGACAAATGAATAGCATTTACATCAAGAGTTTCGAAAAGGATTGTGAACTGTTAAAGGCCCTGATAATCAATGGAGAATTAATCAAATTCAATCGCTCTATTCAAGACCATCAAGAGAATGTCCAATTTTTTGTTTCGAACTATCACCTATTGAAGCTTGACATATCTAGATTGATCCAAGACGTGGATGGAAAGGACAACTATATCTTAGACTACATTGAAAGTAACGATAGAATGCGAAGGCGCTTGGTCATAGAAGACCAAATACCTGAGTCCGAGAAGTTATCTTATAACATTGATGTTCCATTAAAAAAGTTGGACCCAATTGAGTCAGGAAACTATGTGAATCTTCAGGACTATGATTATGCAATTGCAGCAAATGGGATAGATACCCTCAGTCTTTCTACTGATAACTCTATTCTTCTAGATCCAGCTGATGAATCGTTTGATATTAGCGATGATAACCAAGATACGTCTGCTGAAGAGGTAGAAGCTAGATCAGCATATGAAGATAAGAACAGAAAAGTGCTAAGAAGTTTGTTCATGGGAGATCAAATATTGGCACTTTGGAATATCAGTCAAGTTAACGGTTTAGTTCCAATCGAAAGTTTGATGATTTTGGGATCATCTCATTTGTACTTGATTGAGAACTATTTCCATTGTCAGGATGGTAATGTAATTGATGTTCAAGACGCTCCTCCTGAAGAGCGGGACCCAATTTTGCATTTGGTTAATTCTCAATCAGATAATGTTTTGAGGAGTGACTCCAGATCACACAGAAATAAAAGCTGGAGTTTGGACAAGTTGAGTAGTATTTCGAAAAGACAGTTTTTACTCAGAGATATTGCATTGGAGATGTTCTTCAGTGATGGTGCCAGCATTCTTATAACGTGTCTATCCCCTAGAAACAGAGATTCTATCTATGGTAAATTACATTCATATGCAACTGGCAGGGGTTTGGATAGTGATTTGGCTCAGGCATTGCAgtattcatcttcaaccAAATATAGTTCGAGTTCCTTAATGACAAGcaattcatcttcattcaCATCCAGGTTGGCATCAGCATTTGCATCTAGTGCTAGTTCACTCACTTCATCCTTTGTTAGCGCAACTAGGAAATGGAGAATGGGAGAAATGTCTAATTTCTATTATCTCATGATTATCAATACTCTAGCCGGTAGAACATTCAACGACTTGACGCAATATCCTGTATTTCCCTGGGTTATTGCCGATTATAGTAGCGATACGCTTGACTTATCTGATCCACGATCTTTTCGGGACTTATCCAAACCAATGGGAGCCCAGACACATGCCAGAGCACAACAGTTCCAAGATAGATACGAAGCCCTCGATAGTTTGAATGACCATGACGCACCAGCATTTCATTACGGAACCCACTATTCATCTGCTATGATCGTTACTTCATTTCTTATTAGGTTGAAACCGTACGTGCAATCATATTTATTGTTACAAGGAGGAAAGTTTGACCATGCGGAtagacttttcaattctgtaGAAAAAGCTTGGTTGTCGGCGTCCAAAGATAACACCACAGATGTCAGAGAGTTAACACCTGAATTCTACTATTTGCCAGAATTTTTGGTAAATTCCAataattttgaatttggtaCTTTTCAGAATGGCGAGTCTGCTAATGATGTCGTGTTGCCTCCATGGGCAAAAGGGGATCCCAAGATTTTCATTGCAAAGAACAGAGAAGCTTTAGAAAGCTCTTATGTATCGGCGAACTTGCACTTGTGGATTGATTTAGTCTTTGGTTTCAAACAAAGTGGCCCTGAAGCTGTTTCAGCTTTAAACGTATTCCATCACCTATCTTATAATGGTGCAACAAATCTTGACAACATAAAGGACGAGATTGAAAAACGAGCAGTAATAGGTATGATAAATAATTTTGGACAGACACCACTCCAGATATTTGATAAACCCCACGTTCAGAAGGATGTGTTGAATGTGCCAAACTATTATCTAAATTTGGTTGATAAAGAGAAGGGACCCAAGCTTCTTTTCgaatcaaaattgaaaatgccaattcagaagttggagataAGCTTACGGAGTAACAAGAAGTGGGTTGGTCGTCCTGCCTGTGTTTCCTCAGAAGATGAGTTGCTCATTAGGAAGGccaatgacttcaagtaTGAGTCTGGATCCTTGATTATCAACAAAACCACCTTTTTGAATATTCACCTGTCCAATCTTTCAAGTTTGTTGCAGATTGGAAACAAGCAGCTATTGACGGGCTCTGAAGATGGTATTATTAATGCTTGGAAATGTGAATTACGACCAAATATTagtcttcaattccagGCAATATTAAGAGGTCATCTCAGTGAAGTTAAAAGTTTGAAATTAAGTGATAGTTACAAGTTGGCACTCAGTTTGGATGTTGATGGGA